A region of Larus michahellis chromosome 15, bLarMic1.1, whole genome shotgun sequence DNA encodes the following proteins:
- the LOC141751547 gene encoding ectonucleoside triphosphate diphosphohydrolase 8-like → MQASLLRALGWSSTAVLGVLGVAVFLLVLTPAKDAALPTRNKYGLVFDAGSTHTALYIYRWPADKENGTGIISQVAACTVSGPGISSYADNPAEAGASLKPCLETAMQIVPAEQQRETPTYLGATAGMRLLREQNSTKAEQVFAEVAKAIGEYPVDFRGARILTGNEEGSLGWITVNYLLETLVKFSFAEEWEHPQTTEVLGALDLGGASTQITFQPGVTIEDKNTSVLFRLYGTNYSLYTHSYLCYGQTQALKRLLAALHQGSPSTPQISHPCYPKGYRENVTTADLYSTPCVRAPSTPGPAQVLTVTGTGNPAECRTAIQKLFNFSCGANRTCGFNGVYQPPVRGQFFAFSGLYHNLHFLNLTGGQSLSSVDATVKQFCNSSWEKVQKEFPTMNRTQLRDACAASSYTLTLLLQGYKFNHTTWLNIHFVRQVSNVDVGWTLGYMLNLTNMIPSETPPRVIGLQRTNWIAATVLLAIMLILIFCLLTAMCCQKNSFGYESL, encoded by the exons ATGCAGGCGAGCCTGCTCAGGGCGCTGGGATGGAGCTCGACGGCCgtgctgggagtgctgggggTGGCCGTCTTCCTCCTGGTCCTGACCCCTGCGAAGGATGCTGCCCTTCCTACAAGGAACAAA taCGGTCTGGTGTTTGATGCCGGCTCCACGCACACAGCTCTCTACATCTACCGGTGGCCCGCGGACAAGGAGAACGGCACCGGCATCATCTCCCAGGTGGCAGCCTGCACCGTGTCCG GACCCGGCATCTCCAGCTACGCAGACAACCCCGCCGAGGCTGGAGCCAGCCTGAAGCCCTGCCTGGAGACGGCCATGCAGATCGTGCCGGCAGAGCAGCAGCGGGAGACCCCCACCTACCTGGGGGCCACAGCGGGCATGCGGCTGCTGAG GGAGCAGAACAGCACCAAGGCCGAGCAGGTCTTCGCCGAGGTCGCCAAGGCCATTGGCGAGTACCCCGTGGACTTCCGCGGAGCCCGGATCCTCACGGGGAACGAGGAGGGCTCCTTGGGCTGGATCACCGTCAACTACCTGCTGGAGACGCTGGTCAAG ttttcctttgcagaggaaTGGGAACATCCACAGACCACGGAGGTTCTGGGAGCTCTGGACCTTGGAGGTGCCTCGACACAAATAACCTTCCAGCCTGGAGTCACCATTGAGGACAAGAACACCTCCGTCCTCTTCCGGCTGTACGGCACCAACTACTCGCTCTACACCCACAGCTACCTCTGCTACGGGCAGACGCAGGCCCTGAAGAGGCTGCTGGCAGCTCTCCACCAG GGCAGCCCGTCTACCCCGCAGATATCCCACCCCTGCTACCCCAAGGGGTACCGGGAGAACGTCACCACGGCAGACCTCTACAGCACTCCCTGTGTCCGTGCACCAAGCACACCCGGCCCTGCACAGGTCCTCACGGTGACGGGGACAGGGAACCCCGCGGAGTGCAGGACCGCCATCCAGAAACTCTTCAACTTCAGCTGTGGGGCCAACAGGACGTGCGGGTTCAACGGGGTTTATCAGCCGCCCGTGCGGGGACAGTTCTTC GCCTTTTCGGGGCTTTATCACAACCTTCACTTTCTGAACCTGACCGGAGGGCAGTCCCTGAGCTCAGTCGATGCCACCGTCAAGCAgttctgcaacagcagctgggagaag GTGCAGAAGGAGTTCCCCACCATGAACCGGACCCAGCTCCGTGACGCCTGCGCAGCCAGCTCCTACACCCTCACCCTTCTCCTGCAAGGCTACAAGTTCAACCACACGACGTGGCTTAACATCCACTTTGTCCGGCAG gTCTCTAACGTAGACGTGGGCTGGACTCTGGGCTACATGCTCAATCTCACCAACATGATTCCCTCGGAGACTCCCCCAAGAGTCATAGGGCTCCAGAGAACCAACTGGATAGCAGCCACGGTTTTACTGGCCATCATGCTCATCCTCATCTTCTGCCTGCTCACAGCCATGTGCTGCCAGAAAAACTCCTTTGGTTATGAGAGTCTCTAG
- the LOC141751557 gene encoding ectonucleoside triphosphate diphosphohydrolase 8-like: MMLANKKHFTAATVGALVALSIVALVLSLVKIEDVTLPPTVKYGMVFDAGSSHTSLFVYEWDSDKENDTGVVSQTLSCDVQGQGISSYANNPTKAGDSLRECLDKALKVVPAAKQRDIPAYLGATAGMRLLREQNSSAADQVLAEVAKTMQEYPVAFKGARILTGEEEGAYGWITINYLLDSFTKYSPKAHTWVRPEAANIFGALDLGGASTQISFMPESSAVNWNEASKFMLYGYDYNIYTHSYLCYGQNEMLKRLAKELIVESSPSTRVDHPCYPKDYNETVLLSSFRTSPCTNRSDARLTLSDRNVTLEGRGNASGCLAAIKKLFNFSACGQSQDCTFDGVYQPPVSGHFIAFSAFYYNFKFLNLTEGQSLAAVRETVEHFCTRSWEDLSSSYPEENPERLPKYCANANYILTLLLDAYKFNETSWNNIFFQMKAGSASIGWTLGYMLNLTNMIPAEALARVKGHVPSLWAAAVTFIILTLALGLVALLLLLWV; the protein is encoded by the exons ATGATGTTAGCTAACAAGAAGCACTTCACCGCTGCCACAGTTGGGGCGCTGGTCGCACTCTCCATCGTTGCCCTTGTTCTCAGCCTGGTGAAGATTGAAGATGTCACCCTGCCACCCACGGTCAAG TACGGGATGGTGTTTGACGCAGGCTCATCCCACACCTCTCTGTTTGTCTATGAGTGGGACTCAGACAAGGAGAATGACACTGGTGTGGTCAGCCAGACCTTGTCCTGTGATGTCCAGG GGCAAGGCATATCAAGCTATGCCAACAATCCCACGAAAGCCGGTGATTCCCTAAGGGAGTGcctggataaagccctgaaggTTGTTCCTGCTGCAAAACAGAGGGATATCCCAGCTTATCTTGGAGCGACAGCAGGCATGAGGCTGCTGAG GGAACAGAACAGCTCAGCGGCAGACCAAGTCCTGGCCGAAGTTGCTAAAACCATGCAAGAGTACCCCGTGGCTTTCAAAGGGGCACGAATCCttacaggagaggaggagggggcttATGGCTGGATCACCATCAACTACCTGCTGGACTCCTTCACTAAG TACTCCCCCAAAGCACACACCTGGGTTCGTCCAGAGGCAGCCAACATTTTTGGGGCACTGGATCTTGGAGGAGCATCCACTCAAATCAGCTTTATGCCTGAAAGTTCAGCGGTAAACTGGAATGAAGCCTCCAAGTTCATGCTGTATGGCTATGACTACAACATCTACACGCACAGCTACCTCTGCTACGGGCAGAACGAGATGCTGAAGCGACTGGCCAAGGAATTAATTGTG GAGTCGTCCCCCAGCACGCGAGTCGATCACCCTTGCTACCCAAAAGACTACAATGAAACCGTCTTGCTGTCTTCCTTCCGCACCAGCCCCTGCACCAACCGGAGCGACGCACGCCTGACCCTCAGTGACAGGAACGTGACCCTGGAGGGCAGGGGCAATGCCAGCGGGTGCCTGGCTGCCATCAAGAAGCTGTTCAACTTCTCGGCGTGTGGCCAGAGCCAGGACTGCACCTTCGACGGCGTCTACCAGCCCCCAGTCAGCGGGCACTTCATT GCCTTCTCTGCCTTTTACTATAACTTCAAGTTTCTCAACCTGACGGAGGGGCAGTCGCTGGCCGCTGTCAGGGAGACCGTTGAGCATTTCTGCACGAGAAGCTGGGAAGAC CTGTCTTCTAGCTACCCTGAAGAGAACCCTGAGCGACTGCCTAAATACTGCGCCAACGCCAATTACATCCTCACACTTCTCCTCGATGCCTACAAGTTCAACGAGACCAGCTGGAACAACATCTTCTTCCAGATGAAG GCGGGGAGCGCCAGCATCGGCTGGACGCTGGGGTACATGCTGAACCTCACCAACATGATCCCGGCAGAGGCTCTGGCGCGGGTGAAGGGGCACGTTCCTTCCTTGTGGGCTGCAGCCGTCACCTTCATCATCCTCACCCTTGCCTTGGGACTGgttgccctgctcctgctcctgtggGTGTAA
- the TMEM203 gene encoding transmembrane protein 203: MLFSLRELVQWLGFATFEIFLHGLALLAFSVLLVLKVDGQASALSWWVVFVPFFAADGLSTYFTTIVSVRLFQDGEKRLAVLRLFWILTILSLKFVFEMLLCQKLVEHTRELWYGLIMSPIFILLQLLMIRACRVN, translated from the coding sequence ATGCTGTTCTCCCTGCGGGAGCTGGTGCAGTGGTTGGGCTTCGCCACCTTCGAGATCTTCCTGCACGGCCTGGCGCTGCTGGCCTTCTCCGTGCTCCTCGTCCTGAAGGTGGACGGCCAGGCCTCGGCGCTCTCCTGGTGGGTCGTCTTCGTCCCCTTCTTCGCCGCCGACGGCCTCAGCACCTACTTCACCACCATCGTCTCCGTGCGGCTCTTCCAGGACGGGGAGAAGCGGCTGGCCGTGCTGCGGCTCTTCTGGATCCTCACCATCCTCAGCCTCAAGTTCGTCTTCGAGATGCTGCTGTGCCAGAAGCTGGTGGAGCACACCCGGGAGCTCTGGTACGGGCTCATCATGTCGcccatcttcatcctcctccagctgctcatGATCCGAGCCTGCCGGGTGAACTGA